In Dyadobacter sp. NIV53, a single window of DNA contains:
- a CDS encoding DUF1328 family protein: MLKWTVIFLIVAIIAGVLGFGGIAAGAAGIAKILFFVFLVLFVLSLISGRVGGRS; encoded by the coding sequence ATGCTTAAATGGACAGTTATTTTTCTGATTGTTGCCATTATCGCCGGAGTACTTGGCTTTGGTGGGATTGCTGCTGGTGCAGCTGGTATCGCTAAAATTTTATTCTTTGTTTTCCTTGTATTATTTGTACTAAGCTTAATAAGTGGCAGAGTCGGAGGTCGATCCTGA